From a region of the Sphaerodactylus townsendi isolate TG3544 linkage group LG09, MPM_Stown_v2.3, whole genome shotgun sequence genome:
- the ARMH2 gene encoding armadillo-like helical domain-containing protein 2 has translation MGNIFHKIYIWYENYVGHRQYPPKVAESVSPIDSDFHTDKIKRYGDIMRNTELLLEERAKAASYIGLLAYTGGVSTSVSASEYIEDMIDILVMPDTSRKARIAVVKGLCGICYINYRNQNEAKELHLTDTLLAILDEDEDEDEEITSDDHDIIIVKFWVCYLMTVVCCNNIPYLKLFQNSGGQMLENRLESLCRMEWFGWPTNYAEVMLLLMGYHTVSLDD, from the exons ATGGGGAACATCTTTCATAAGATATACATCTGGTATGAAAACTATGTGGGGCACCGCCAATATCCTCCCAAGGTGGCAGAATCTGTTTCACCAATAGACTCTGACTTTCACACTGATAAGATAAAGCGATATGGTGATATCATGAGAAATACAGAGCTACTCTTAGAGGAAAGGGCCAAAGCTGCATCTTACATTGGACTGCTAGCTTACACAG GGGGCGTCTCCACTAGTGTGTCCGCATCAGAATATATTGAAGACATGATTGATATTTTGGTCATGCCAGATACTTCCAGGAAAGCGAGAATTGCAGTAGTGAAAGGGTTATGTGGCATTTGCTACATAAACTACAGAAACCAAAATGAAGCCAAAGAGCTCCATCTGACTGACACTCTTCTTGCCATTCTGGATGAGGacgaagatgaagatgaagagatCACCAGTGATGATCACGATATAATCATTGTGAAGTTCTGGGTCTGTTATCTTATGACGGTTGTTTGTTGTAACAACATCCCTTATCTTAAATTATTCCAGAATTCAGGTGGGCAAATGCTAGAGAATAGGCTGGAATCCCTCTGTCGCATGGAATGGTTTGGTTGGCCAACAAACTATGCTGAAGTAATGCTTTTACTCATGGGATATCATACCGTATCTTTAGATGACTAG